TACTATCTTCTCCCTGGCACCCCTGTTTATCAGGAAATTCTGACCCCAGCGTTTCCGCGGGCCCAGCCCCATCATATTCAACAGCGCTTTGATCTCTGAGATAGAGTCGTAATTCAGGTTCAGATCTTCTTTTTCCACCAAATCCTCCAGGTCGATAAATAAGGCCTAATAATAGCGGAAAGAGAAGGAAGAGGAAAAGCCCCGATCCGGCCTCAGGAAGGGAAAGAGGAGGGATCCTTCTGAAAATCGATGCAGAATAGAGGAGCATCTTCTCAAGCAGCCTGCACAGAAATACCGGAAGGACTGTCAAAATCCAGAGATCAGGAATAAAAAGATAGAGAATACCCGTATACATATAGCAGCTGACAAGGGGAGTTAATACCAGTGAGGCAGCGATACCTGCGGGATACCAGATAGCAAAGCAGCTCAGGACAAGGGGTATTGTCCAGATTTGAGCGGCCAGTGAGGCACTTAATCCCGCCCTCAGAAATTTGCTCCCCATGGGGTGGAGCAAATTATAAATAAGAGAGGAACTTGAGAGGATTCCCCAGAGAGCAAGGTAGGAGAGCCTTGCGGACAGTGTATGAAGGGATTCAGGAAAAACCAGTGCCGAAATCAAAAATGAGGCAATCAGGATTTTCCTCAGATCGGCTTTTCTGTGATTTAGCTTACACAGAAGAAGGATCTGATACATCAGAACAGAACGGAATAATGAGGGTTTGGGACCGGCCAGATAGAGGTAAAACAGGAGTCCCAGCCCAGCCATTACGAGTCCTCCCCGATGCCCCAGGATCAGTTTAAAAAATCCATAGAGCAGCAAGGCCACCAGGCCTGAATGAAAACCGGATAAAGCAATTATATGTGCCGTACCTGTCTCCCTGAAGAGACGGGAGCTCCTCTCCTGAGATGGATGTTTCAACCCGAGAACAAGGGCCGGCAGAAGTGACGCTGAAAAATCTGAAACTGAAGCAGCCCTTCTATGTACCTGAGCCAGCAGACGCCGCCTGAACTGCTGTGGTCTGTTCACTACATACAGATCCATGGATCTGCCATAAAAAAAAGGTACATCCTCATAAAGGACCATTTTCCCGCTGACCCTCATGCTGTCACCCCGTACCCATACTTCAGGTGCAAAAGCTCTCTCCGCCGGCAGAGAGACCGAGATCCTGCCCAGCCCTTCTCCGGCAGCACCGGTCCTGCTTCCGATCACCCCGGGCTCAAGTATAAAATTCAGATTCCCCCTGCTGTTCCAGGAGGGTTCCTGAACAAGCCTGCCCCGGATTGAAATACAATGCTCCACCGGAAAGGGTATATAAAGCCGGGATCTGTAGAGGTAAATCACATGGGAGAAACTTAGAAATATCAGGAGGATAATAAAGAATAGGACTCCCTTCTTTCCAGAGGCAATAGAAAGGGCTCCTAGAATAAGCAGGGGGAAAAAGTAAAAATAAAAAGGGAGCCCGAAGGGCTGAGCTACTGTATAGAACAAGGCGGTAAAGAGGGAGATACCCCTGAGAATATGATGATTCATACCCTGATTTACTGCAGGAATGACCGTCCTGATTCAAAAAAAATTAAAAAAAAGGCTCCGGGATCTGTCCGGAGCCTCATATCTGCCTGATCAGCAGTACTATTTAAGTTTTTCCATGGCCTGTTTGGCCAGTCTGTTAATGGCGGGAGTATAGTTTGAAAACTGTACTTCCGTCAGGGAAGCCATACCGCGGCTGTTTCCGCTCATACCAATGGAATTGATTATCTGCTTTACGAAGCCTAACTGTTCCTGGGTGGCGGCAATACCGTCAGACTGTCTGGTATTATACTGAACCAGATTTGCCGAAAGAACATCAACAGCCTCATCACTGGCGATTACACCAAGGGCATAGTAGGCATAGATTGTCTCATTCGCATCATTAGAGCGCTCAATTGTAGTCTTTAAAAGAGGAACCGCAGCATTATCTTTTGCATTGCTCTGAATCAGAGTTTTCATTGCATCGATACGCAATTTGGACAGTTCATCCTGCTGTTTTTTATCAGTTGTACTGTACTTTAGACCTTCATCCAGGGCAAGAACGGCAACTTTGGTTTTATTCTCCTGAGGAGCTTCCGATTCCTTTTCCACCAGAAGGGCTGTCCGTTTAGTACTGAAATCTGCATCCTTCATGATCTTCATAACAGGTTCGGTGGGGTCCATGGCAATTTGACTCAGAGAAGCCAGAGCCAAAGTTTTTGTTCTCTTTGAATACCACCCGGTGGCTGCATAGAAAACAGGTTCAAATCCCACAGGATCTCTCATTTTCTGAAGAGCAGACACACAGGCATAGGCTTCAATTTCCGCGCTTACCAGATTGTCCTGCTGTGTATTGAAATTAAGATTTCTCAGCATGGTAGCGATTTCAGAAGCATAGGTAGTTGCTCTCATTTCCCCGAGGGCCATAAGGGCATTTGCTTTAAGCAGAGAATCATCCGCCGGATGGTTCACCACAAACCAGACCAGATCTTCTGCATCACGTGTTTTCAGATCACCCAGTGATTTGACGATCATATTGGTCATTTCAACCCATTTCATCATGAGTGCACGGTCACCGCGGAATTTTTCCTGGTTGTTGTTCATCTCTTCCAGAGCTTCCATAAGAATAGGTTCAACCGCTCTGTCATTCAGTTTTACGATATTCTCTAAAACCATCTCCTTCTGCTCCAGGGAATTGGAACGACGGTAGAGACGACTCCAGACTTCCGCCGGATTGGAGAACACAGGGAGAACAGACAGGGAAAAAAACAAGAGTCCGCTTAATACAATATTCTTTTTAATCATTACAGACCCACCCCTACTGCATTACTGTTTTTTCAATAGAAAAAACTACATATTCTTTTTCAATAATGTCGATGACATCTCCATGACGGTTTTTTGTACGTTCAATAACGACATTACCGGCATCATCATACTCAAGCTCTACAGTTCTGATCAGGTTATTACCAGTGTAATAGATCATGCTCACAACCAGATCATTTTCGAAAGTATATTCGGTCTTCTTCTCAAGTTTGGAATTGGCGGAATAGGATGCTTCGGTCATAAGATTATCACCTTTGTATTCCAACTGGGTAAAACCTTCCATTTCACCACTGGGC
This DNA window, taken from Oceanispirochaeta sp. M1, encodes the following:
- a CDS encoding ComEC/Rec2 family competence protein, which encodes MNHHILRGISLFTALFYTVAQPFGLPFYFYFFPLLILGALSIASGKKGVLFFIILLIFLSFSHVIYLYRSRLYIPFPVEHCISIRGRLVQEPSWNSRGNLNFILEPGVIGSRTGAAGEGLGRISVSLPAERAFAPEVWVRGDSMRVSGKMVLYEDVPFFYGRSMDLYVVNRPQQFRRRLLAQVHRRAASVSDFSASLLPALVLGLKHPSQERSSRLFRETGTAHIIALSGFHSGLVALLLYGFFKLILGHRGGLVMAGLGLLFYLYLAGPKPSLFRSVLMYQILLLCKLNHRKADLRKILIASFLISALVFPESLHTLSARLSYLALWGILSSSSLIYNLLHPMGSKFLRAGLSASLAAQIWTIPLVLSCFAIWYPAGIAASLVLTPLVSCYMYTGILYLFIPDLWILTVLPVFLCRLLEKMLLYSASIFRRIPPLSLPEAGSGLFLFLLFPLLLGLIYRPGGFGGKRRSEPELRLYLRDQSAVEYDGAGPAETLGSEFPDKQGCQGEDSKAAGSTGE